The following are encoded together in the Streptomyces flavofungini genome:
- a CDS encoding oxidoreductase — protein sequence MSGEYATFGLAPAMRAGGVLAGGDYQVHREFVDFIVNGRPLLFQLADLDAVSPLASDIPPAIFTTHVRRLLLEAEAPLLDGRYVIYGCPECEGLECGAVTAVIEQTRAGDDDGDGDDGGDGDYVWRDFAWQTSDHADLELNGYHGIGPFRFRGDEYRAELGRLLNGGAPGGGRRVLLIGARVALNAKLAAALRTIGIGAEIAADARGVPAEELRTYGAVAFAREVPARTRDAVRASFEGAGVDVAFVDGLAPIVPLLVAQIEYALDRSPLAQRRLARLAVSGGSAVTEVTSRCRVRLTVYRQDRLFRTRVHEALDEVLEPGEHRVALPDRARYVVARTPDSVLVSAAAP from the coding sequence ATGTCTGGCGAGTATGCGACCTTCGGCCTGGCACCGGCGATGCGCGCCGGTGGAGTTCTCGCAGGCGGTGACTACCAAGTGCACCGCGAATTCGTCGACTTCATCGTGAACGGCCGCCCGCTGCTGTTCCAGCTCGCCGACCTCGACGCGGTGTCCCCGCTGGCGTCCGACATCCCTCCGGCGATCTTCACGACCCATGTGCGCCGCCTCCTCCTGGAAGCCGAGGCCCCGCTGCTCGACGGGCGGTACGTGATCTACGGCTGCCCGGAGTGCGAGGGCCTGGAGTGCGGGGCCGTCACGGCGGTGATCGAGCAGACGCGCGCCGGAGACGACGACGGTGACGGTGACGACGGCGGCGACGGCGACTATGTGTGGCGCGACTTCGCCTGGCAGACCTCCGACCACGCCGACCTGGAGCTCAACGGCTACCACGGCATAGGGCCGTTCCGCTTCCGCGGCGACGAGTACCGGGCGGAGCTGGGGCGGCTGCTGAACGGAGGCGCCCCCGGGGGCGGGCGGCGGGTGCTCCTCATCGGGGCCCGGGTGGCGCTGAACGCGAAGCTCGCGGCGGCCCTGCGCACCATCGGCATCGGCGCGGAGATCGCGGCGGACGCGAGGGGGGTCCCGGCGGAGGAGCTGCGGACGTACGGGGCGGTGGCGTTCGCGCGGGAGGTGCCGGCGCGGACCAGGGACGCGGTGCGGGCTTCGTTCGAGGGCGCGGGCGTCGACGTGGCGTTCGTGGACGGCCTCGCGCCCATCGTCCCGCTGCTCGTCGCCCAGATCGAGTACGCCCTCGACCGCAGCCCGCTGGCGCAGCGCCGCCTCGCCCGGCTCGCGGTGTCCGGCGGCAGCGCGGTCACCGAGGTCACCTCCAGGTGCCGGGTGCGGCTCACCGTCTACCGGCAGGACCGCCTCTTCCGCACGCGCGTCCACGAAGCCCTCGACGAGGTCCTGGAGCCGGGCGAGCACCGGGTGGCCCTGCCGGACAGGGCCCGCTACGTGGTGGCGCGGACGCCGGACAGCGTGCTGGTGTCGGCGGCCGCGCCCTGA
- a CDS encoding FAD-dependent oxidoreductase yields the protein MGGTEKADVTIVGGGVIGLTTAVVLAEGGSRVRVWTRDPVEGTTSAVAGGLWWPYRIEPEALVGEWSLRSLAVYEELAADAERTGVRMVEGVHAELHLDGLGPWAARVRGLRAATPGECAGGGLWARLPLIDMPVHLAWLRERLLAAGGTVEERTVRSLDEAFDETPRVVNCAGLGARDLVPGDPIRPVRGQLVLVENPGIRTWFTAADAASATTTYFMPQPGRLVLGGTADDGDWSLKPDPAVAKDIVERCARVRPEIAAARVVGHLVGLRPARASVRLEREARADGRVLVHNYGHGGAGVTVAWGCAGQAARLVTEATA from the coding sequence ATGGGTGGGACTGAGAAGGCGGATGTGACGATCGTCGGCGGCGGGGTCATCGGCCTCACCACCGCCGTGGTGCTCGCGGAGGGGGGCAGCCGCGTCCGGGTCTGGACCCGGGACCCGGTCGAGGGCACGACCTCGGCCGTTGCGGGCGGCCTGTGGTGGCCGTACCGCATCGAACCCGAGGCGCTCGTCGGCGAGTGGTCGCTGCGGTCGCTCGCGGTGTACGAGGAGTTGGCGGCCGACGCGGAGCGCACGGGCGTACGCATGGTCGAGGGCGTACACGCCGAGCTCCACTTGGACGGCCTGGGGCCGTGGGCCGCGCGGGTGCGGGGGCTGCGCGCGGCGACGCCCGGGGAGTGCGCGGGCGGCGGACTGTGGGCACGGCTGCCCCTGATCGACATGCCGGTGCACCTGGCGTGGCTGCGGGAGCGGCTGCTCGCGGCGGGCGGCACGGTCGAGGAGCGGACGGTGCGGAGCCTCGACGAGGCGTTCGACGAGACCCCTCGCGTCGTCAACTGTGCGGGGCTCGGCGCCCGGGACCTCGTACCGGGAGACCCGATACGGCCCGTGCGGGGCCAGCTGGTGCTGGTGGAGAACCCCGGGATCCGTACGTGGTTCACGGCCGCTGACGCCGCGTCGGCGACGACGACGTACTTCATGCCGCAGCCGGGGCGGCTCGTGCTCGGTGGGACGGCCGACGACGGCGACTGGTCCCTCAAGCCCGATCCGGCGGTGGCGAAGGACATCGTCGAGCGGTGCGCGCGGGTGCGGCCGGAGATCGCGGCGGCGCGGGTCGTCGGGCACCTGGTGGGGCTGCGGCCCGCGCGTGCCTCGGTGCGCCTGGAGCGGGAGGCGCGGGCGGACGGACGGGTGCTCGTGCACAACTACGGGCACGGTGGGGCCGGGGTGACGGTGGCGTGGGGCTGCGCCGGACAGGCGGCGCGGCTCGTGACGGAAGCCACCGCCTGA
- a CDS encoding BCCT family transporter — protein sequence MVFGVTAALTLAFVVWGAVATDTLEDVSTDMLEGLIHNGGWAFMLAASGFVVFALWLAMSRYGKITLGKEGEEPEFRTVSWVAMMFSAGMGIGLMFYGVSEPLAHFSTPPPGTDPADKAAAMETSMATTLFHWTLHPWAIYAVVGLAIAYSTFRRNRRQTISSVFVPLIGEKHAHGTWGRVIDILAILATLFGSAASLGLGALQIGSGIEELDWRDKATTGLLISVIAVLTVAFVASAVSGVEKGIQWLSNINMVLALLLVVFVFIAGPTVIILDLMPTSIGAYLGDLPQLIGRTEASSGEGVSAWLSGWTVFYWAWWISWTPFVGMFIARISRGRTIRQFVGGVILVPSTVSLIWFAVFGGSAIKVKEGGGFKGDDTPEAQLFGLLHEYPIATATSLLVMILVGIFFVSGADAASVVMGTLSQKGSLEPGRLVVIFWGVVTGAVAAIMLLIGDGKDNALTGLQNLTILVAAPFTLVMIGMCVALMRDLRHDPLIVRGEHGTEAVEKAVIAGHEQYGVGEFELQIGPSENGGDTDTGSGAEQQSDPAR from the coding sequence GTGGTCTTCGGCGTCACCGCCGCGCTCACCCTGGCGTTCGTGGTCTGGGGCGCCGTCGCCACGGACACCCTCGAAGACGTCTCGACGGACATGCTCGAAGGCCTGATCCACAACGGTGGCTGGGCCTTCATGCTGGCGGCGTCCGGCTTCGTGGTCTTCGCGCTGTGGCTGGCCATGAGCCGGTACGGCAAGATCACACTCGGCAAGGAGGGTGAGGAACCCGAGTTCCGGACCGTGTCCTGGGTCGCGATGATGTTCAGCGCCGGCATGGGCATCGGTCTGATGTTCTACGGCGTGAGCGAGCCCCTCGCCCACTTCTCCACGCCGCCGCCCGGCACCGACCCCGCGGACAAGGCCGCCGCCATGGAGACCTCCATGGCGACGACCCTCTTCCACTGGACGCTGCACCCGTGGGCGATCTACGCGGTCGTCGGCCTCGCCATCGCCTACAGCACGTTCCGGCGGAACCGGCGCCAGACCATCAGCTCCGTCTTCGTCCCGCTCATCGGCGAGAAGCACGCCCACGGCACGTGGGGCCGGGTCATCGACATCCTCGCCATCCTCGCCACGCTCTTCGGCTCCGCGGCCTCCCTCGGCCTCGGGGCGCTCCAGATCGGCAGCGGCATAGAGGAACTGGACTGGCGCGACAAGGCGACCACCGGGCTGCTCATCTCCGTCATCGCCGTGCTGACGGTGGCGTTCGTGGCCTCGGCGGTGTCCGGCGTGGAGAAGGGCATCCAGTGGCTTTCGAACATCAACATGGTGCTCGCCCTGCTCCTGGTCGTCTTCGTCTTCATCGCGGGTCCGACCGTCATCATCCTCGACCTGATGCCCACCTCCATCGGCGCCTACTTGGGCGACCTGCCTCAGCTCATCGGGCGCACGGAGGCGTCGAGCGGTGAGGGCGTCTCGGCCTGGCTGAGCGGCTGGACGGTCTTCTACTGGGCCTGGTGGATCTCGTGGACGCCCTTCGTCGGCATGTTCATCGCGCGCATCAGCCGCGGCCGCACCATCCGGCAGTTCGTGGGCGGCGTCATCCTCGTGCCCAGCACGGTCAGCCTGATCTGGTTCGCCGTCTTCGGCGGCAGCGCCATAAAGGTCAAGGAGGGCGGCGGCTTCAAGGGCGACGACACCCCGGAGGCGCAGCTGTTCGGTCTGCTGCACGAGTACCCCATCGCGACGGCCACCAGCCTGCTCGTGATGATCCTCGTCGGCATCTTCTTCGTGTCCGGGGCGGACGCCGCCTCGGTCGTCATGGGCACGCTCTCCCAGAAGGGTTCGCTCGAACCCGGACGCCTCGTGGTGATCTTCTGGGGTGTGGTGACGGGCGCCGTCGCAGCGATCATGCTGCTCATCGGCGACGGGAAGGACAACGCCCTCACGGGCTTGCAGAATCTGACGATCCTGGTGGCGGCGCCGTTCACCCTGGTCATGATCGGGATGTGTGTGGCGCTGATGCGCGATCTGCGTCACGACCCGCTGATCGTGCGGGGCGAGCACGGCACGGAGGCCGTCGAGAAGGCCGTCATCGCCGGTCACGAGCAGTACGGCGTCGGCGAGTTCGAGCTCCAGATCGGCCCGTCCGAGAACGGGGGCGACACGGACACCGGCTCGGGCGCCGAGCAGCAGTCGGACCCGGCTCGCTGA